The window CTCGTTCGTCGAGGCCAAGGCCAACGCGGCTCTGCTGGGGCCGCCCGGGGTCGGCAAGACGCATATCGCCGTCGCCCTGGCGGTCGCGGCCTGCCGGGCCGGCTACTCGATCTACTTCACGACCCTCGACGACATGGTCCGCAACCTCAAGACCGCCGAGGCCGCCGGACGGCTGGTCAACAAGCTCGGCACCTACCTGCGGCCCAGCGTCCTCGTGGTCGATGAGGTCGGCTACCAACCCCTCGAACGCGCCGAGGCGAACCTGGTCTTCCAGGTGATCTCCAAGCGTTACGAGAAGGGCTCGGTCATCCTGACCTCGAACAAGACCTTCAGCGAATGGGGCCAGGTCTTCGGCGACGAGGTCCTCGCCACCGCCATCCTCGACCGCCTCCTGCACCACTGCGAAGTCGTCTCCATCAACGGCAACAGCTACCGGCTGAAGAACCGCCTTCAAGCTATCGAGCGGGACACCGACGTGGCCTGAGCAGTGGTGCACATAACTCTGTACTTGATGGTGCACTCAGACGAGTACGGGGACATCTAATGCCGTTGCGCATGATGATGGCGTCCCATGAAGTGGTGTAGCCGGGCCCGGTCCCGGAACGCGCGGGTGTCTGCTCGGGGCGTGCATCCGCTGACCGTGCATGCTCCCTGAACAAGGGCAGGCCATCGCGCAAGTCTCCCTGGTGAACGGGCAGTTCAACCGGAGGAGCACGCGATGGCCTTGTCCCAGTCTGAGCTGATGCGGCTGCTGGAGTCACTACGTCGGGCCGATGGAGTTGAAGCAATCAGGGTGGTGTGCGAGCGCATCCTGCAGGAGCTCATCGAGGCCGAGGCCACCGACGTGATCGGCGCCGCCCCACACGAGCACACCGACAAGCGCACGGCCTGGCGCAACGGGCACCGCGACCGCCTGCTGACCACGCAGGTCGGCGACCTCGACCTGAAGATTCCCAAGGTGCGGACCGGGTCGTTCTTCCCGTCGCTGCTGGAGCGGCGCCGGCGCATCGACCGGGCGTTGTTCGCCGTGGTGATGGAGGCATACGTGCACGGGGTCTCGACCCGCTCGGTCGACGACCTGGTCAAAGGACTCGGTGCGGACAGCGGGATCTCCAAGTCCGAGGTCTCCCGGATCTGCGGCGAGCTGGATGAGGAACTGACCGCGTTCAAGGAACGGCCGCTGGATCACACCGTCTTCCCCTACGTCTTCCTGGACGCGACGTACTGCAAGGCCAGGGTGAATCACCGGATCGCTTCGCAGGCCGTGGTCATCGCCACCGGGATCTCCGCCACCGGGCACCGCGAGATCCTCGGTGTGATGGTCGGCGACAGCGAATCGAAGCCGTTCTGGACGAAGTTCCTGCGCTCGCTGCGGGCCCGCGGCCTGGAGAACGTCCAGCTGGTCATCTCCGACAGCCACAGCGGCCTGGTGGCCGCGATCCGCACCGTCTTCCTCGGTGCGGCCTGGCAACGCTGTCGCGTCCACTTCGTCCGGGACGTCTTCGCAGTGATCGAAAAGGGCTCGGGAGAGATGGTCGCGGCCACCATCCGCACCATCTTCGCGCAGACCACCGCCTCGGCCGTCCGCACCCAGCTGGACGTGGTCGCCGACATGCTCGGACGGCAGTTTCCGCAGGTCAAGAAGATGTTGTTGGATGCCGCAACAGACATCACGGCGTTCGCGGACTTCCCGTCGGCGCACTGGAAGAAGATCTGGTCGACCAACCCGCTGGAACGGCTGAACCGGGAGATCAAACGACGAGCCGACGTCGTCCAGGTCTTCCCCAACCCCGCCGCCCTGGACCGGCTCGCCGCCGCGGTCCTGGCCGAACTCCACGACGAATGGCAGGTCTTCGACCCGCCGCTATCTTTCCGAAGCCTCCATGGCCGAGCTCTTCACCACCCAACCGACCCCGCCCGAACCGCAGATCACCCCACAACCGGAATCGAAACAGCTGCCGTGACTACACCACCCAGCGGGACATGACCGCATGATCACGTCTCCGTCCGGGAGGAATGTGAGCGACATCGCTGGATAACCAGCGTGATCCGGCTCCGCTGACGTCGGCTTCGTGACGCGGCCCTCGGGGTCAACGTGCTTGCTTACAGGCTGAGTGACAGGACAGGCAGCGAAGCTTGCCGCCGAGCGATGCATCCTCGGCCAACCCATGCCAGCGACGGCTACGAGCGGTCAGCGACCGGCCTCGGGTTTCCGGGCAGAGGCCACCGCATGCGGCTGCTTCACTGCCGGTGCCATCCATCCGTTGCGGCGACTGGTTGGCCTCTACTGGCTGAGACGTTGGACAGATAGCATCCAGCCTCACGTTCCTCCCTGTACTGATCGATCGGACAATCTGTGAGCGCTGCTGGTTCCGGCGGGCGGATCCAGCCCGCTCACCCCGGTGATCCTTCCCGTGTCGGCCCCTACCATGTGGTCGGCCGACTCGGTGCGGGCGGCATGGGAACCGTGTACGCCGCGCTGACCGACGCCGGGGAACGGGTGGCGGTGAAGGTGATCCATCCCGTTCAGGCTGGCGACCCGGAGTTCCGGGCCCGGTTCCGCCGTGAGGTTCGGCTCTCGGCCCGGGTGCAGGGCGCGTTCCTGCTGCCCCTCGTGGCGGCGGACCCCGATGCCGACGCACCCTGGCTGGCGACCGCCTATGCGCCGGGGCCCACCCTGGCCCAGCACCTGGCCGCCTATGGCCCGCTGACCGGCGGCACCCTGTACGCCTTCGCTACCGGTACCGCGCAGGCCCTCGCGGCGATCCATGCCGCGGGCGTGGT of the Streptomyces sp. NBC_00287 genome contains:
- the istB gene encoding IS21-like element helper ATPase IstB is translated as MSQLTGNRIRTTAGKLGLPHLAETINEFTRRADEAKMGYLDFLDLVLSEELAVREDRRFRSGLRTSKLPHHKTLDEYDFSFQPDLDPRKVKDLATLSFVEAKANAALLGPPGVGKTHIAVALAVAACRAGYSIYFTTLDDMVRNLKTAEAAGRLVNKLGTYLRPSVLVVDEVGYQPLERAEANLVFQVISKRYEKGSVILTSNKTFSEWGQVFGDEVLATAILDRLLHHCEVVSINGNSYRLKNRLQAIERDTDVA